The following coding sequences lie in one Apostichopus japonicus isolate 1M-3 chromosome 13, ASM3797524v1, whole genome shotgun sequence genomic window:
- the LOC139978303 gene encoding beta-hexosaminidase subunit beta-like isoform X1, which produces MLSLFSTLILGLTLCMYGLSSGSSVSNGSPWPMPMSFTQTDEVVVMSGAEEFRFIAAGDTCNILEAAFKRYRNIIFYGTPESSNWQKKSTKNDHLGKLLASSTLQNVAVTIKKCEDNEYPSLESDESYSLAVGDANSSIIANTIWGGLSGLETFSQLTYYNNDGMLVINKTTIQDSPRFSHRGLLVDTSRHFIKVPILLQNLDAMAYNKLNVFHWHIVDMQAFPYESINFPSLSETGAYSPSHVYTQEDVALVIEYARLRGIRVMPEFDTPGHTFNSWGSIKDLLTPCYSGDKPDGTFGPVNPTLNSTYDFLKSFMQEITSVFPDHYIHLGGDEVNFKCWQSNPQITDFMKAQGFGSDYSKLEEYYEQKLLDIMSDLNSGYAVWQEVIDNNVKVKNDTIVEVWLPKWQNEFAKVTSKGYRTLLTSTFYLNRVASPYGQDWKGYYGVDPQDFNGTDAQKKLVIGGEVCMWGEFVDGTNLIPRLWPRASAVSERLWSPQSVTSLDDAKIRIAEHRCRMVRRGLQVQPITGPGFCRVEF; this is translated from the exons ATGCTTTCTCTTTTTTCCACTTTGAtattaggcctaacgttatgtaTGTACGGTCTTTCTTCCGGGTCGTCAGTTAGTAACGGTTCACCATGGCCTATGCCTATGTCTTTCACACAAACGGACGAAGTTGTGGTGATGAGCGGGGCCGAAGAGTTCAG ATTTATTGCCGCTGGAGATACTTGCAACATCTTGGAAGCTGCCTTCAAACGTTATCGGAATATAATTTTCTACGGCACTCCTGAATCGTCAAATTGGCAGAAGAAGTCAACCAAAAATGACCATCTTGGCAAGCTGCTGGCCTCTAGTACTCTGCAGAATGTGGCAGTCACTATTAAGAAGTGTGAAGATAATGAATATCCGTCTCTTGAGAGTGATGAATCAT ATTCACTTGCCGTCGGCGATGCGAATTCCTCAATAATTGCGAACACCATTTGGGGTGGTTTGAGTG GCTTGGAGACATTTAGTCAGTTGACCTACTACAATAATGATGGTATG CTGGTAATAAACAAAACCACAATTCAGGACTCGCCCAGGTTCTCGCACCGAGGTCTCTTAGTTGATACATCTCGCCATTTCATTAAAGTGCCTATTCTACTGCAAAACCTG gaTGCAATGGCTTATAACAAACTCAATGTCTTTCACTGGCACATTGTGGATATGCAGGCCTTTCCATACGAAAGCATAAACTTTCCCAGTTTGAGTGAAACG GGAGCCTACAGCCCCAGCCATGTGTACACACAAGAGGACGTTGCCTTGGTGATAGAATACGCTCGTTTGAGAGGTATCCGGGTCATGCCAGAGTTTGACACCCCCGGCCATACCTTCAATTCGTGGGGGTCAATCAAGGACCTGCTGACACCATGCTACAGCGGAGACAAGCCCGATGGTACCTTCGGACCGGTAAACCCCACCCTGAACAGCACCTATGATTTCTTGAAATCATTTATGCAAGAAATTACCTCGGTTTTCCCAGATCATTATATCCACCTAGGAGGAGATGAAGTCAACTTTAAGTGTTG GCAGAGCAACCCTCAAATTACAGATTTCATGAAAGCTCAAGGGTTTGGCTCAGATTATTCCAAGCTGGAAGAATACTACGAGCAGAAACTATTGGATATAATGTCCGATTTGAATTCAGGTTATGCCGTCTGGCAGGAGGTGATAGATAACAATGTGAAG GTGAAGAATGACACCATTGTGGAGGTCTGGCTGCCGAAATGGCAGAACGAGTTTGCCAAAGTGACATCTAAGGGCTACCGTACTTTATTGACGTCTACTTTCTACCTGAATCGAGTCGCCAGTCCGTACGGTCAGGACTGGAAGGGATATTACGGTGTAGATCCACAGGATTTTAATG GAACTGATGCTCAGAAGAAGTTGGTAATTGGAGGTGAAGTGTGCATGTGGGGAGAGTTTGTGGATGGTACTAATCTCATACCCAGACTATG GCCAAGAGCTAGTGCAGTATCAGAAAGGTTGTGGAGCCCCCAGTCGGTGACTTCATTGGATGATGCTAAGATCCGAATAGCAGAACATAGATGTCGTATGGTCAG ACGTGGTCTTCAGGTCCAGCCAATCACAGGCCCTGGGTTCTGCAGGGTTGAGTTTTAG
- the LOC139978303 gene encoding beta-hexosaminidase subunit beta-like isoform X2 produces MLSLFSTLILGLTLCMYGLSSGSSVSNGSPWPMPMSFTQTDEVVVMSGAEEFRFIAAGDTCNILEAAFKRYRNIIFYGTPESSNWQKKSTKNDHLGKLLASSTLQNVAVTIKKCEDNEYPSLESDESYSLAVGDANSSIIANTIWGGLSGLETFSQLTYYNNDGMLVINKTTIQDSPRFSHRGLLVDTSRHFIKVPILLQNLDAMAYNKLNVFHWHIVDMQAFPYESINFPSLSETGAYSPSHVYTQEDVALVIEYARLRGIRVMPEFDTPGHTFNSWGSIKDLLTPCYSGDKPDGTFGPVNPTLNSTYDFLKSFMQEITSVFPDHYIHLGGDEVNFKCWQSNPQITDFMKAQGFGSDYSKLEEYYEQKLLDIMSDLNSGYAVWQEVIDNNVKVRSDTVVEVWKTPYPGEMSAVTKKGYRTILSTPWYLNYLKSPYSNDWKDFYAIDPLLFNGTDAQKKLVIGGEVCMWGEFVDGTNLIPRLWPRASAVSERLWSPQSVTSLDDAKIRIAEHRCRMVRRGLQVQPITGPGFCRVEF; encoded by the exons ATGCTTTCTCTTTTTTCCACTTTGAtattaggcctaacgttatgtaTGTACGGTCTTTCTTCCGGGTCGTCAGTTAGTAACGGTTCACCATGGCCTATGCCTATGTCTTTCACACAAACGGACGAAGTTGTGGTGATGAGCGGGGCCGAAGAGTTCAG ATTTATTGCCGCTGGAGATACTTGCAACATCTTGGAAGCTGCCTTCAAACGTTATCGGAATATAATTTTCTACGGCACTCCTGAATCGTCAAATTGGCAGAAGAAGTCAACCAAAAATGACCATCTTGGCAAGCTGCTGGCCTCTAGTACTCTGCAGAATGTGGCAGTCACTATTAAGAAGTGTGAAGATAATGAATATCCGTCTCTTGAGAGTGATGAATCAT ATTCACTTGCCGTCGGCGATGCGAATTCCTCAATAATTGCGAACACCATTTGGGGTGGTTTGAGTG GCTTGGAGACATTTAGTCAGTTGACCTACTACAATAATGATGGTATG CTGGTAATAAACAAAACCACAATTCAGGACTCGCCCAGGTTCTCGCACCGAGGTCTCTTAGTTGATACATCTCGCCATTTCATTAAAGTGCCTATTCTACTGCAAAACCTG gaTGCAATGGCTTATAACAAACTCAATGTCTTTCACTGGCACATTGTGGATATGCAGGCCTTTCCATACGAAAGCATAAACTTTCCCAGTTTGAGTGAAACG GGAGCCTACAGCCCCAGCCATGTGTACACACAAGAGGACGTTGCCTTGGTGATAGAATACGCTCGTTTGAGAGGTATCCGGGTCATGCCAGAGTTTGACACCCCCGGCCATACCTTCAATTCGTGGGGGTCAATCAAGGACCTGCTGACACCATGCTACAGCGGAGACAAGCCCGATGGTACCTTCGGACCGGTAAACCCCACCCTGAACAGCACCTATGATTTCTTGAAATCATTTATGCAAGAAATTACCTCGGTTTTCCCAGATCATTATATCCACCTAGGAGGAGATGAAGTCAACTTTAAGTGTTG GCAGAGCAACCCTCAAATTACAGATTTCATGAAAGCTCAAGGGTTTGGCTCAGATTATTCCAAGCTGGAAGAATACTACGAGCAGAAACTATTGGATATAATGTCCGATTTGAATTCAGGTTATGCCGTCTGGCAGGAGGTGATAGATAACAATGTGAAG GTTAGAAGCGACACAGTTGTGGAAGTATGGAAAACTCCATACCCAGGTGAAATGTCTGCCGTGACTAAGAAGGGTTATAGAACAATACTGTCGACACCGTGGTACTTGAATTACCTCAAATCACCTTACAGCAATGATTGGAAAGACTTCTACGCTATAGATCCTTTACTCTTTAATG GAACTGATGCTCAGAAGAAGTTGGTAATTGGAGGTGAAGTGTGCATGTGGGGAGAGTTTGTGGATGGTACTAATCTCATACCCAGACTATG GCCAAGAGCTAGTGCAGTATCAGAAAGGTTGTGGAGCCCCCAGTCGGTGACTTCATTGGATGATGCTAAGATCCGAATAGCAGAACATAGATGTCGTATGGTCAG ACGTGGTCTTCAGGTCCAGCCAATCACAGGCCCTGGGTTCTGCAGGGTTGAGTTTTAG
- the LOC139978303 gene encoding beta-hexosaminidase subunit alpha-like isoform X3: protein MLSLFSTLILGLTLCMYGLSSGSSVSNGSPWPMPMSFTQTDEVVVMSGAEEFRFIAAGDTCNILEAAFKRYRNIIFYGTPESSNWQKKSTKNDHLGKLLASSTLQNVAVTIKKCEDNEYPSLESDESYSLAVGDANSSIIANTIWGGLSGLETFSQLTYYNNDGMLVINKTTIQDSPRFSHRGLLVDTSRHFIKVPILLQNLDAMAYNKLNVFHWHIVDMQAFPYESINFPSLSETGAYSPSHVYTQEDVALVIEYARLRGIRVMPEFDTPGHTFNSWGSIKDLLTPCYSGDKPDGTFGPVNPTLNSTYDFLKSFMQEITSVFPDHYIHLGGDEVNFKCWQSNPQITDFMKAQGFGSDYSKLEEYYEQKLLDIMSDLNSGYAVWQEVIDNNVKVRSDTVVEVWKTPYPGEMSAVTKKGYRTILSTPWYLNYLKSPYSNDWKDFYAIDPLLFNGTDAQKKLVIGGEVCMWGEFVDGTNLIPRLW from the exons ATGCTTTCTCTTTTTTCCACTTTGAtattaggcctaacgttatgtaTGTACGGTCTTTCTTCCGGGTCGTCAGTTAGTAACGGTTCACCATGGCCTATGCCTATGTCTTTCACACAAACGGACGAAGTTGTGGTGATGAGCGGGGCCGAAGAGTTCAG ATTTATTGCCGCTGGAGATACTTGCAACATCTTGGAAGCTGCCTTCAAACGTTATCGGAATATAATTTTCTACGGCACTCCTGAATCGTCAAATTGGCAGAAGAAGTCAACCAAAAATGACCATCTTGGCAAGCTGCTGGCCTCTAGTACTCTGCAGAATGTGGCAGTCACTATTAAGAAGTGTGAAGATAATGAATATCCGTCTCTTGAGAGTGATGAATCAT ATTCACTTGCCGTCGGCGATGCGAATTCCTCAATAATTGCGAACACCATTTGGGGTGGTTTGAGTG GCTTGGAGACATTTAGTCAGTTGACCTACTACAATAATGATGGTATG CTGGTAATAAACAAAACCACAATTCAGGACTCGCCCAGGTTCTCGCACCGAGGTCTCTTAGTTGATACATCTCGCCATTTCATTAAAGTGCCTATTCTACTGCAAAACCTG gaTGCAATGGCTTATAACAAACTCAATGTCTTTCACTGGCACATTGTGGATATGCAGGCCTTTCCATACGAAAGCATAAACTTTCCCAGTTTGAGTGAAACG GGAGCCTACAGCCCCAGCCATGTGTACACACAAGAGGACGTTGCCTTGGTGATAGAATACGCTCGTTTGAGAGGTATCCGGGTCATGCCAGAGTTTGACACCCCCGGCCATACCTTCAATTCGTGGGGGTCAATCAAGGACCTGCTGACACCATGCTACAGCGGAGACAAGCCCGATGGTACCTTCGGACCGGTAAACCCCACCCTGAACAGCACCTATGATTTCTTGAAATCATTTATGCAAGAAATTACCTCGGTTTTCCCAGATCATTATATCCACCTAGGAGGAGATGAAGTCAACTTTAAGTGTTG GCAGAGCAACCCTCAAATTACAGATTTCATGAAAGCTCAAGGGTTTGGCTCAGATTATTCCAAGCTGGAAGAATACTACGAGCAGAAACTATTGGATATAATGTCCGATTTGAATTCAGGTTATGCCGTCTGGCAGGAGGTGATAGATAACAATGTGAAG GTTAGAAGCGACACAGTTGTGGAAGTATGGAAAACTCCATACCCAGGTGAAATGTCTGCCGTGACTAAGAAGGGTTATAGAACAATACTGTCGACACCGTGGTACTTGAATTACCTCAAATCACCTTACAGCAATGATTGGAAAGACTTCTACGCTATAGATCCTTTACTCTTTAATG GAACTGATGCTCAGAAGAAGTTGGTAATTGGAGGTGAAGTGTGCATGTGGGGAGAGTTTGTGGATGGTACTAATCTCATACCCAGACTATGGTAA